Proteins encoded by one window of Halomonas chromatireducens:
- a CDS encoding transglycosylase domain-containing protein, protein MAPQEGSSRRNSSAASWDERDSSGRKKSLFIEEPPLAPPSLPARSHRLLYIVLTVLLALFAVTLATLLVAEARTSHFQAQELSRYAGTLRYTLAPGKSDRILFPSHGPFDQRLGYTQLPTIESRLLSRGYEITQQARFSPPLLDYAKRGFFPPYIEKTQAGLTLQECRGETLYAFRHPQRHYPQFHDVPPLMLQVLLFIENRHLLDDSTPYANPAVDWPRFTMAAVSQVGRALDVTGQSSGGSTLATQLEKYRHSPGGLTGSPMEKLRQMISASVRSYMHGPQTLSARQDVALDYINSVPLAAAPGYGEVHGIGDALWVWFGEEFDTFNRTLSGGDNPGDDLAQQGLALRQIVALMIAQRRPSWYLNGGRSGLEQLTDSYLRILADEGVISPALRDTALKQRLTFRDFRRDPPGQRIGQDKGLQTARGRLGNLLGQSFYDLDRLDLSARTTLHGALQDEVTAYLHRLADPEFASEIGLFGDRLLAPEKTQEVRYSFTLYERGEDSFRVRVQTDNTNQPFDINEGSKLELGSTAKLRVLATYLEVIAELHRRYAGESVASLRQVELDRQDVLSRWVVDSLASQPELSLAQLLDAAMERRYSASPNEAYFTGGGRHTFSNFRREDNSRNPTLKEAMRESLNLPFIRLLRDLVRYSTHHNEHRSQLLDDDRDPRRLEYLQRFADREGRVFLQRFWLKYRDLDTEERLEAFLGGLRITAPRLAAVHRYLFPEADRIVFATFLAEWLPATTKRSELPIDALYERHAPGNYSLSDQGYIAQVHPLELWLLGYLLDNPEASFFDIAAASQQERQEVYDWLFRTRHRSARDVRIRTMLEVEAFLDIHQRWQRLGYPFEHLVPSLATAVGSSGDRPAALAELVGIILNDGVRLPTLRIDDLHFAADTPYETHFQPSDRLAQQVMEPEVAATLRETLSSVVDGGTARRLQGSFTLEDGTPLPLGGKTGTGNNRIETVARGGQVIDSRARNRTATFVFYLGDNHFGTLTAYVAGSESDNFRFTSALPVQVLKGMEPILRPHLQPGRSTCVPTDETDVFYFAGPAYHAPDSAVSPSSSGELARR, encoded by the coding sequence ATGGCACCGCAAGAGGGTTCGTCACGCCGGAACTCATCCGCTGCGTCCTGGGACGAACGAGATTCATCAGGTCGGAAAAAATCCCTCTTCATCGAGGAGCCACCGCTGGCGCCACCCTCCTTGCCGGCCAGGTCTCACCGGCTACTCTATATCGTGTTAACGGTACTGCTGGCCCTTTTTGCCGTGACTCTGGCCACCCTTCTTGTGGCTGAGGCGCGCACCTCCCACTTCCAGGCCCAGGAACTCTCTCGCTATGCCGGCACGCTGCGCTACACCCTGGCCCCGGGAAAGAGTGACCGTATACTCTTTCCCAGCCATGGTCCCTTCGACCAGCGCCTGGGCTATACACAGCTGCCAACTATCGAGTCACGCCTGCTGAGCAGAGGCTACGAGATAACCCAGCAGGCACGCTTCTCCCCCCCGCTGCTGGACTATGCCAAACGCGGGTTCTTCCCGCCCTACATCGAGAAGACACAGGCAGGCTTGACCCTGCAGGAATGTCGCGGGGAAACCCTTTATGCGTTTCGTCATCCACAGCGTCACTACCCCCAGTTTCATGACGTCCCACCGCTGATGCTGCAGGTCCTGCTGTTCATCGAGAATCGCCACCTGCTCGATGACAGCACGCCGTATGCCAATCCAGCCGTCGACTGGCCACGCTTCACCATGGCCGCCGTATCCCAGGTCGGCAGGGCACTGGATGTCACCGGCCAGTCTTCCGGCGGCAGCACTCTTGCCACCCAGCTGGAGAAGTACCGCCATTCACCTGGCGGCCTGACCGGATCCCCCATGGAGAAGCTGCGCCAAATGATATCGGCCAGCGTGCGCAGCTATATGCATGGCCCCCAGACGCTGTCTGCGCGCCAGGACGTGGCGCTGGACTACATCAATTCGGTGCCACTGGCAGCCGCTCCGGGATACGGAGAGGTTCACGGTATCGGGGATGCGCTCTGGGTGTGGTTCGGCGAAGAGTTCGATACCTTCAATCGAACGCTGTCGGGCGGCGACAATCCAGGTGATGACCTGGCGCAGCAAGGCCTGGCTCTGCGGCAGATCGTGGCTCTGATGATTGCTCAAAGACGGCCCTCCTGGTACCTCAACGGAGGTCGCTCGGGGCTGGAACAACTCACCGACAGCTACCTGAGGATCCTGGCCGACGAAGGCGTTATTTCCCCTGCACTGCGTGACACCGCTCTCAAGCAGCGCCTGACTTTCCGCGACTTCAGACGCGATCCGCCAGGCCAGCGGATCGGTCAGGACAAGGGCCTTCAGACGGCCCGCGGTCGGCTAGGCAATCTCCTGGGACAGTCATTCTACGACCTGGACAGGCTCGATCTCAGCGCCCGGACAACGCTGCATGGTGCGCTACAGGACGAGGTTACGGCTTATCTTCATCGCCTGGCCGACCCAGAGTTCGCCAGCGAGATCGGCCTGTTCGGTGACCGCCTGCTGGCACCGGAAAAGACGCAGGAAGTGCGCTACAGTTTCACACTCTATGAGCGTGGCGAAGACAGCTTCCGCGTTCGGGTACAGACCGACAACACCAACCAGCCCTTCGACATCAACGAGGGCAGCAAGCTGGAACTCGGCTCCACCGCCAAGCTCAGGGTTCTCGCCACCTATCTTGAAGTGATTGCCGAGCTCCACCGGCGCTACGCCGGTGAATCGGTAGCATCGCTGCGCCAGGTGGAACTGGATCGCCAGGACGTCCTCAGCCGATGGGTAGTCGATAGCCTGGCCAGCCAGCCCGAACTCTCCCTGGCCCAGCTGCTCGATGCCGCCATGGAGCGTCGCTATTCCGCTAGCCCCAACGAGGCCTACTTCACCGGCGGCGGACGCCACACCTTCAGTAATTTCCGGCGTGAAGACAACAGCCGTAATCCGACGCTGAAAGAAGCCATGCGCGAGTCGCTCAACCTGCCCTTTATTCGCCTGCTGCGGGATCTGGTTCGCTACAGCACGCACCATAATGAACATCGCAGCCAGTTGCTCGACGATGACCGGGACCCTCGCCGACTGGAATACCTGCAACGCTTTGCCGACCGCGAAGGGCGTGTATTCCTGCAGCGTTTCTGGCTGAAGTATCGTGACCTGGATACCGAGGAGCGCCTGGAGGCCTTCCTCGGCGGCCTGAGGATTACCGCGCCACGACTGGCGGCGGTTCACCGCTACCTGTTCCCCGAGGCCGACCGCATCGTGTTTGCCACCTTTCTCGCCGAGTGGCTCCCCGCCACCACGAAGCGCAGCGAACTCCCGATTGACGCACTCTATGAGCGCCACGCACCAGGAAACTACTCGCTATCGGACCAGGGCTATATTGCACAGGTCCACCCCCTTGAGCTGTGGCTGCTCGGCTATCTGCTGGACAACCCCGAGGCGAGCTTCTTTGATATTGCCGCCGCCAGCCAGCAGGAGCGCCAGGAAGTCTATGACTGGCTGTTCAGGACCCGCCACCGCAGCGCCAGGGATGTGCGCATCCGCACCATGCTGGAAGTCGAGGCATTCCTGGACATCCATCAGCGCTGGCAGCGCCTGGGCTACCCCTTCGAGCACCTTGTACCTTCGCTGGCCACTGCGGTGGGCTCGTCCGGGGATCGCCCAGCAGCACTGGCCGAACTGGTGGGAATAATCCTCAACGACGGTGTGCGGCTACCGACCCTGCGCATCGACGACCTGCATTTCGCGGCGGATACGCCTTACGAAACTCACTTCCAACCCTCCGACCGACTTGCCCAGCAGGTCATGGAGCCGGAGGTGGCTGCAACGCTGCGAGAAACACTTTCCAGCGTGGTGGATGGGGGCACCGCCCGGCGACTGCAGGGCAGCTTTACGCTGGAGGATGGAACACCTCTGCCCCTGGGCGGCAAGACCGGCACCGGTAATAACCGTATCGAGACCGTGGCCCGAGGCGGCCAGGTCATCGACTCCAGGGCACGCAACCGCACCGCCACCTTCGTGTTCTATCTCGGTGACAACCATTTCGGCACGCTCACCGCCTATGTAGCGGGCAGTGAATCGGACAATTTTCGTTTCACCTCTGCGCTACCGGTACAGGTACTCAAGGGCATGGAGCCGATTCTGCGCCCCCACCTCCAACCCGGCAGAAGCACCTGTGTGCCCACCGACGAGACGGATGTATTTTATTTCGCCGGGCCGGCATATCACGCCCCGGATTCGGCCGTTTCCCCTTCCTCGTCGGGGGAACTGGCACGGCGATAG
- a CDS encoding 3',5'-cyclic-nucleotide phosphodiesterase, whose translation MHIQTLGASGGMESREGTTAFLLAPNLLLDAGTGAQQLTPAQMARIDSVLLTHAHLDHIASLPLLIDTQYERMIEQGKALTVYALPQVIEILKQHVFNDAIWPDFSVLPSSEKAVLRFSPLSPWESLTLPTDEGEPLTITPFPVSHSVPACGYLVSDDTMKFAFSGDTGLDVSVTTSLNRLGALDCLVIECAFANQLDDLAEIACHLTPQRLAALLATLDSPPKMLWVTHLKPGLREQIFTELQHALPDTLTWSLPS comes from the coding sequence ATGCACATTCAAACACTCGGGGCCAGCGGCGGAATGGAAAGCCGGGAAGGCACTACCGCTTTCCTGCTCGCGCCTAACCTGCTATTGGATGCTGGCACCGGCGCCCAGCAACTCACCCCGGCCCAGATGGCACGTATCGATAGCGTGCTCCTCACCCATGCCCATCTCGATCACATTGCAAGCCTGCCTCTCCTCATCGACACCCAATACGAAAGAATGATCGAGCAAGGGAAAGCCCTGACTGTCTACGCACTGCCCCAGGTGATCGAGATACTCAAGCAGCATGTCTTCAATGACGCCATCTGGCCGGACTTCAGCGTGCTGCCCTCTTCCGAAAAAGCCGTACTGCGCTTTTCTCCCCTAAGCCCATGGGAATCCCTCACGCTCCCCACTGATGAGGGAGAGCCACTAACCATCACCCCCTTTCCCGTCTCCCACAGCGTGCCCGCATGCGGCTACCTGGTGAGTGACGACACAATGAAATTTGCTTTCAGTGGCGACACCGGCCTGGATGTCAGCGTGACAACTTCACTCAATCGGTTAGGCGCCCTTGACTGCCTGGTCATCGAGTGCGCCTTTGCCAACCAACTTGATGACCTAGCCGAAATCGCGTGCCACTTGACGCCACAACGCCTTGCGGCACTGCTTGCCACGCTCGATTCACCTCCCAAGATGCTCTGGGTCACCCACCTGAAGCCTGGCCTTCGCGAGCAGATTTTTACCGAACTGCAGCATGCGCTACCCGATACATTGACCTGGAGCCTTCCGTCATGA
- a CDS encoding efflux RND transporter permease subunit produces MIATTRFGLGLPLHGRYWTSASANIVEVGNAVERHLESLEGRIPLGVELHPIYEQHHVVDDSINDFLMNLAISVTIVIAVLCLFMGWRVGMVVGATLLLTVLGTLFFMWIFSIEMERVSLGALIIAMGMLVDNAIVVAEGMLINMQRGKSVKEAASEAARRTQVPLLGATVIGILAFSGIGLSDDVTGEFLFSLFAVIAISLLLSWVLAITVTPLFGHYLFRGADIEDESDPYDGLVYRLYARFLIAAVRLRVLTVALLVALTAACIWGFTFLSQSFFPDSNTPIFYVNYQLPQGSDIRATQRDAEEIESYLLDKPGIEAVSTFIGRGATRFMLTYVPEQPDPAYAQFVVRAESLERIAELDPEIDAELQATFPAARVRTERIQFGPGAGAQVEARFHGSDPAVLRGLADEAEGIMRANPALVDVRHDWREQETVVVPTFNEERARMAGVSRDELAQTLEFASSGVRAGTYREGDNLIPIVARPPAGERHDVSRLIDRLVWSNAEQRFIPIAQVVDAFETQSEEAQIHRRNRVRTLTVQAEPAQGQTSAGALSAVRGDIEAMTLPPGYSLSWGGEYENSTDAQESLARQLPLSFVAMLLVSILLFGKLRQPLIIWLVVPMSICGVVIGLLLTGLPFSFTALLGMLSLSGMLMKNAIVLVDEIDAQIQSGKERLGALIDASISRLRPVALAAGTTSLGMLPLLADAFFNSMAVTIMAGLAFASLLTLIAVPVLYSLLFGIPYRRASSPDEEGETAESGA; encoded by the coding sequence ATGATCGCTACTACCCGCTTTGGTCTCGGCTTGCCGCTCCACGGACGATACTGGACTTCGGCTTCAGCCAATATCGTCGAAGTGGGCAATGCCGTCGAGCGTCACCTCGAGTCGCTGGAAGGGCGCATCCCCCTTGGGGTCGAGCTTCACCCCATCTATGAACAGCACCATGTCGTCGATGATTCGATCAATGACTTCCTGATGAACCTGGCGATCTCGGTCACCATCGTGATTGCCGTCCTCTGCCTGTTCATGGGTTGGCGAGTCGGTATGGTCGTCGGCGCCACGCTGCTGCTCACGGTCTTGGGCACGCTGTTCTTCATGTGGATATTCTCCATCGAAATGGAGCGGGTCTCCCTGGGGGCATTGATCATCGCCATGGGCATGCTGGTGGACAACGCCATCGTCGTGGCAGAAGGCATGCTGATCAACATGCAGCGTGGCAAGTCCGTCAAGGAGGCTGCCAGCGAGGCGGCCCGGCGAACCCAGGTCCCTCTGTTGGGAGCCACCGTCATCGGTATCCTGGCCTTCTCCGGCATTGGCCTCTCCGACGATGTCACCGGGGAATTCCTGTTCTCGTTGTTCGCGGTGATCGCGATCTCGCTGCTGCTGAGCTGGGTGCTGGCCATTACCGTCACCCCCCTGTTCGGGCATTACCTATTCCGCGGCGCCGATATCGAGGATGAGAGTGATCCCTATGATGGCCTGGTCTATCGCCTTTATGCCCGTTTCCTGATCGCCGCGGTGCGCCTGCGCGTCTTGACCGTGGCGCTCCTGGTTGCACTTACCGCAGCCTGCATCTGGGGGTTTACCTTTCTGTCGCAGTCGTTCTTCCCCGACTCGAATACGCCGATATTCTACGTCAATTATCAGCTGCCCCAGGGCAGTGATATTCGTGCCACGCAGCGTGATGCCGAGGAAATCGAATCCTACCTGCTGGACAAGCCTGGCATCGAAGCCGTATCGACGTTCATCGGTCGCGGGGCGACCCGGTTCATGTTGACCTATGTTCCCGAGCAGCCCGACCCTGCCTATGCCCAGTTCGTCGTGAGGGCAGAGAGCCTTGAGCGAATCGCTGAACTCGACCCCGAAATCGACGCCGAGTTGCAGGCGACTTTTCCTGCGGCGAGAGTCAGAACCGAGCGTATCCAGTTCGGTCCCGGGGCAGGGGCGCAGGTCGAGGCGCGCTTCCACGGCAGCGACCCTGCCGTCTTGCGTGGGCTGGCCGATGAAGCCGAGGGCATCATGCGCGCCAACCCCGCTCTGGTCGACGTGCGTCATGACTGGCGCGAGCAGGAGACGGTGGTTGTGCCCACCTTCAACGAGGAGCGCGCACGAATGGCCGGGGTCAGCCGTGATGAACTGGCCCAGACCCTCGAGTTCGCCTCTTCCGGGGTGCGTGCCGGCACCTATCGGGAAGGCGACAACCTTATCCCAATCGTTGCACGCCCGCCCGCTGGCGAACGCCATGATGTCTCGCGGCTGATCGATCGCCTGGTCTGGAGCAATGCCGAACAGCGCTTCATCCCCATTGCCCAGGTGGTCGATGCCTTCGAGACCCAGAGCGAGGAGGCGCAGATACATCGCCGCAACCGGGTGCGGACGCTGACGGTACAGGCTGAGCCGGCACAAGGGCAGACATCGGCGGGCGCGCTGTCGGCGGTTCGCGGCGACATCGAGGCCATGACGCTGCCACCGGGCTATTCGCTCTCCTGGGGCGGTGAGTACGAGAATTCGACCGACGCCCAGGAATCATTGGCCCGTCAGCTGCCACTGAGCTTTGTCGCGATGCTGCTGGTTTCGATACTGCTGTTCGGCAAGTTGCGCCAGCCGCTGATCATCTGGCTGGTGGTGCCGATGTCGATCTGCGGCGTGGTGATCGGGCTGTTGCTGACCGGGCTGCCATTCTCGTTCACGGCCCTGCTGGGCATGCTCAGCCTGTCGGGCATGCTGATGAAGAATGCCATCGTATTGGTGGATGAGATCGATGCCCAGATCCAGTCCGGCAAGGAGCGCCTGGGAGCCCTGATCGATGCCAGCATCAGCCGCCTGCGCCCCGTGGCACTGGCGGCGGGCACCACAAGCCTGGGCATGCTTCCGCTGCTGGCTGATGCCTTCTTCAACAGCATGGCGGTGACGATAATGGCAGGCCTGGCCTTCGCGTCGCTGTTGACGCTGATCGCCGTGCCGGTGCTCTACTCGCTGTTGTTCGGCATTCCCTATCGCCGTGCCAGTTCCCCCGACGAGGAAGGGGAAACGGCCGAATCCGGGGCGTGA
- a CDS encoding tetratricopeptide repeat protein — MRRIFTFSPARIASWASVLFVLLCSNALAYQADLDEARQALEQGEHQAAYDQLQRLELEHGGEPEFDYWLGVAALRAGSPSHALIALDRVILRQPSHAGARMERVAALLQLDQRAAAEREIERLQALSPPPEAQAAITRFQAAITQRRQAENSPQHQGRFSIDIGHDSNPQRFPSEVAIDPLQPNLRSAIEALTEMGLVPDGDLSRFDEQVFSPDSSTYQRLQGSYQGTFPAGEQSRWLFNAVGQAQRYTQEAAQDYDLTLAQAQLGYQRDLAHQRVFTLRGSALQGWSGRNQDRLLPRWGSHAELSQPIGLDSELRWQLGAQHNRYSEARNDHDTGLLGIQLNSRHSAWRTRLVAQVEQEWAKDDREGGDLTQLRLGGGLDYPIGDRQLLRADLNHRLRTYQDDGFALYNDFSATQRRDRIWQARLTWLYQLSSDWLIEASADVERRRSSVDFFDTRRRQTQVGIRYLF, encoded by the coding sequence ATGAGGCGCATTTTCACGTTCTCGCCGGCCCGGATCGCCTCCTGGGCGAGTGTTCTCTTCGTACTGCTCTGCTCAAACGCCTTGGCGTATCAAGCCGATCTCGATGAAGCCCGCCAGGCCCTCGAACAAGGCGAACATCAGGCCGCCTACGACCAGCTTCAACGACTTGAACTTGAACACGGTGGAGAACCTGAATTCGATTACTGGCTGGGCGTGGCCGCTCTACGTGCAGGGTCGCCAAGCCACGCCCTGATCGCGCTGGACCGCGTGATTCTCCGACAACCAAGCCACGCAGGTGCCCGCATGGAGCGTGTGGCGGCGCTATTGCAACTCGACCAGCGTGCCGCCGCAGAGCGTGAGATCGAGCGCCTGCAGGCACTCTCACCGCCCCCTGAGGCACAGGCAGCGATCACTCGGTTTCAAGCCGCAATCACGCAGCGCCGGCAGGCGGAAAACAGCCCGCAACATCAGGGGCGTTTTAGCATCGATATCGGCCACGATAGCAACCCTCAGCGCTTTCCCAGTGAGGTCGCGATTGATCCGCTGCAACCGAACTTGCGCAGCGCGATCGAAGCGCTGACCGAGATGGGTCTGGTTCCCGATGGCGACCTGTCTCGGTTTGATGAGCAGGTATTCAGCCCCGATTCCAGCACCTATCAGCGGCTGCAAGGGAGCTATCAAGGGACGTTTCCGGCGGGTGAGCAGTCTCGCTGGCTGTTCAATGCTGTGGGCCAGGCGCAGCGCTACACCCAGGAAGCAGCGCAGGATTACGACCTGACCCTGGCGCAGGCCCAGTTAGGCTACCAACGCGACCTGGCGCACCAGCGTGTCTTTACGCTGCGGGGCTCTGCGCTGCAGGGCTGGAGTGGGCGCAACCAGGACCGACTGCTGCCTCGCTGGGGCAGCCACGCGGAACTGAGCCAACCCATTGGGCTCGACAGCGAGCTGAGGTGGCAGTTGGGCGCCCAGCACAACCGCTATAGTGAAGCGAGAAACGACCACGATACCGGCCTGCTTGGCATTCAACTCAACAGCCGACACTCGGCATGGCGCACACGCCTGGTGGCCCAGGTCGAGCAGGAGTGGGCCAAAGACGACCGCGAGGGGGGCGACTTGACCCAGCTTCGCCTGGGCGGCGGCCTGGACTACCCCATCGGCGACCGTCAGCTGTTACGCGCCGACCTCAACCATCGCCTGCGCACCTATCAAGACGACGGCTTCGCGCTCTACAACGATTTTTCCGCCACACAGCGCCGCGACCGTATCTGGCAGGCGCGTCTCACCTGGCTATACCAGCTCAGCAGCGACTGGCTGATAGAGGCCAGTGCCGACGTCGAGCGCCGTCGATCGTCGGTCGACTTCTTCGATACACGCCGCCGCCAGACACAAGTCGGCATTCGCTACCTTTTCTGA
- the thiI gene encoding tRNA uracil 4-sulfurtransferase ThiI translates to MYYLLKLFPEITIKSRSVRRQMTRCLVSNVRNVLRPLGNDIRVEGSWDALHVRLPELATVEWGRQVEDALTCIPGIHEVQRVDELPLLSFDATAQHLLAAWQASLVDRSFRVTVKRRGRHDFTSEEMERHLGQALLDAVPSARVNLGRPDVEVRVDVIDNRLRIVRHRRPGLGGYPLGVQGQAMTLISGGYDSPVAAWKMIRRGVKTHFLFFDLGGAGHEQAVREVCHHLWQAYGRSHRVHFFSVPFEGVVAELQRSIPDGLIGVVLKRMMMRASSRIAARARIPMLVTGDAIAQVSSQSLTNLALIDEASDLPILRPLVAEDKQDIIDTARRIGTARFAEVMPEVCGAISQRPNTQAQRPRVVAAEQHFDFSVLDAAIDHVTLTRSERLLEQVAPKAEAPLFVVQSAQALAQEKNVSVIDIRPDIERETTPLTLPSVECLQIPFYDLQAQAETLPADRRYLLYCDQGLMSRMQALHLLDRGLTHFGIYRGA, encoded by the coding sequence ATGTACTACTTGCTCAAGCTATTTCCCGAGATCACCATCAAGTCACGCTCCGTTCGACGACAGATGACCCGCTGCCTGGTCAGCAACGTCCGCAATGTGCTGCGCCCCCTGGGTAATGACATTCGGGTGGAAGGCAGCTGGGACGCGCTGCATGTCAGGCTGCCGGAACTGGCGACCGTGGAGTGGGGCCGACAGGTGGAGGACGCCCTGACCTGTATCCCGGGCATACACGAGGTGCAGCGCGTCGATGAACTGCCTCTCCTCTCCTTCGACGCTACCGCCCAGCATTTGCTGGCAGCCTGGCAGGCGTCACTGGTCGACCGCAGCTTTCGCGTCACCGTGAAACGCCGGGGCCGGCACGATTTCACCTCCGAAGAGATGGAGCGGCACCTGGGGCAAGCCCTGCTGGACGCCGTGCCCAGTGCCAGAGTGAATCTCGGCCGCCCGGATGTGGAGGTGCGTGTGGATGTCATCGACAACCGCCTGCGGATAGTCCGTCACCGTCGTCCCGGTCTCGGCGGGTATCCGCTGGGTGTCCAGGGACAGGCGATGACGCTGATCTCTGGTGGCTATGACTCTCCTGTCGCCGCCTGGAAGATGATACGGCGCGGGGTCAAGACCCATTTCCTTTTCTTCGATCTAGGTGGGGCCGGTCATGAACAGGCCGTACGCGAGGTCTGCCACCACCTGTGGCAAGCCTATGGCCGCTCGCACCGGGTACACTTCTTTTCGGTACCGTTCGAGGGCGTCGTCGCCGAGCTTCAGCGCAGCATTCCCGATGGCCTGATCGGCGTGGTCCTGAAGCGGATGATGATGCGGGCATCCAGTCGCATCGCGGCCCGCGCCCGCATACCCATGCTGGTTACCGGCGATGCCATCGCCCAGGTATCCAGCCAGAGCCTGACCAACCTGGCCCTGATCGACGAGGCAAGTGACCTACCGATCCTTCGCCCGCTAGTCGCCGAGGATAAGCAGGACATCATAGACACTGCCCGCCGAATCGGTACCGCCCGTTTCGCTGAGGTGATGCCGGAAGTCTGTGGGGCGATTTCTCAGCGCCCAAATACCCAGGCCCAACGTCCCCGTGTCGTGGCCGCCGAACAACACTTCGACTTCAGCGTACTCGATGCTGCCATCGACCACGTCACCCTGACACGCTCCGAACGACTGCTGGAGCAGGTGGCTCCCAAGGCGGAAGCGCCACTCTTCGTCGTGCAGAGCGCACAGGCGCTGGCCCAGGAAAAAAATGTCAGCGTGATCGACATCCGCCCCGACATCGAGCGCGAAACGACCCCCTTGACGCTACCCAGTGTCGAATGCCTGCAGATTCCCTTCTACGACCTGCAAGCACAGGCCGAGACACTCCCCGCCGACCGCCGCTACCTTCTCTACTGTGACCAGGGCTTGATGAGCCGGATGCAAGCCCTGCACCTGCTTGACCGAGGCCTGACCCACTTCGGTATCTATCGCGGCGCCTGA